From a region of the Hemibagrus wyckioides isolate EC202008001 linkage group LG14, SWU_Hwy_1.0, whole genome shotgun sequence genome:
- the nfatc3b gene encoding nuclear factor of activated T-cells, cytoplasmic 3 isoform X1 → MTAAKYGGEELDFRLTFGEDSQATASGHTDADNGPSCYLFTALQQPVFQQHPELQCVTQSPHSQGPLTSSYVAPSSGSNPVDSPSRVFDCPSIQITSIPTTCQQDLGAQQHGFHLEQEGASGPLTSRDQLYLPLDVSYRDTSALCPSPCSSLSSRSWLSDASSCESFSHIYDDVEAELTEAAAGFRFTSPLVSPQGSPLPSPLASPQASPQVSPMVSPFGSPGCAYTEDPWSRYHQHQRPYSHSLSPHHSPYQSPRTSVNEDTWLNARQQSSSSSKPSSRPTSPYGKRPYSSADGIPGSSSPHLSPTPSPSHSPRGSVTDETWLGSPVMMAGSFQACAPDMDIPSKTRRTFQGNNSQDCMALLPGHGDSGLEENNLVSPLLDSNIEVSLPTLKKEDIVENYLSVPTTFTWGKPKQTHTPLFRSTSLPSLDCSLPSQYGQCELKLEIQPKPHHRAHYETEGSRGAIKSVCGRHPTVKLLGYNEKPVSLQMFIGTADDRHVRPHAFYQVHRITGKTVATPSQEMLIGSTKILEIPLLPENNMSASIDCAGILKLRNSDIELRKGETDIGRKNTRVRAVFRVHIPQANGKVLSLQVASIPIECSQRSAQELPQIETFSPNCDSVMGGQELLITGPNITPDSKVIFLEKGHDGRTQWEVDAKTVHEKSIDTTIVVKIPPYHKRILGSSVQVQFYISNGKRKRSLVQRFTYVPAVQVKQEYESVEDTTTSDHAEQFSPLDQWLYSAGPVCVPSSTQCGYSPMGSPFLSQHHPPDDASGLHPILHPVSLHFAKPSSYQEPQQNQSYNGQLSLPSGAASVQGGRPSAVLSENVSSVLGIGYQNTPGGVHGLNQVSGHRHNEGHLSPTSCTTQCDPNSLNHYQSAQDSGELVVFSKSSSSLEVLASTTVPSTSHLNREALVNPKSNAALSPAGTSGTLRSLGAGASLNHSMDGQRLNIKQEPEKEKELSFQSTGLQDITLDDVSEIIVRDLFQSPESAPDGRS, encoded by the exons ATGACTGCCGCGAAGTACGGAGGCGAGGAGTTGGACTTCAGACTGACTTTTGGAGAGGACAGTCAAGCGACGGCCTCAGGCCACACAG ATGCAGATAATGGCCCGTCCTGCTACCTCTTCACTGCACTTCAGCAGCCTGTTTTCCAGCAGCATCCAGAGCTGCAGTGTGTCACCCAATCACCACACTCCCAAGGCCCTCTTACCAGCAGCTATGTTGCTCCTAGCTCTGGATCCAATCCTGTGGATTCTCCAAGCCGTGTGTTTGATTGCCCCAGCATACAGATTACCTCCATCCCAACGACCTGCCAACAAGATTTGGGTGCCCAGCAACATGGCTTCCATTTGGAACAAGAAGGAGCCTCTGGTCCTCTAACATCTAGGGACCAGCTGTATTTACCTCTAGATGTGTCCTATAGAGACACCTCAGCACTGTGCCCAAGTCCCTGCAGTAGCTTGTCATCCCGCAGCTGGCTCTCAGACGCCTCCTCGTGTGAGTCTTTCTCCCATATTTATGATGATGTGGAGGCTGAGCTGACTGAAGCAGCAGCAGGCTTCAGGTTTACATCGCCACTGGTGTCACCACAAGGCTCTCCTTTGCCCTCTCCTCTCGCCTCACCCCAAGCATCTCCACAGGTGTCTCCTATGGTGTCGCCCTTTGGCTCTCCAGGCTGTGCCTACACTGAGGACCCCTGGTCTCgttatcatcaacatcaacgTCCCTACTCTCATTCACTGTCACCCCATCATTCACCTTATCAGTCACCTCGCACTAGTGTTAACGAGGACACATGGCTCAATGCCCGGCAGCAGTCATCATCCTCCTCTAAACCATCTTCTCGTCCAACTTCACCATATGGGAAGCGCCCGTATTCCAGCGCAGACGGTATTCCAGGGTCGTCTTCACCTCACCTCTCTCCCACTCCAAGCCCATCTCACTCTCCAAGAGGCAGTGTGACTGATGAAACTTGGTTGGGAAGTCCTGTCATGATGGCTGGCTCCTTCCAGGCGTGTGCACCTGACATGGACATCCCCTCTAAAACCAGACGGACTTTTCAGGGAAACAACAGTCAGGATTGTATGGCCCTGCTGCCTGGACATGGGGATTCAGGGCTTGAGGAGAATAACCTTGTGTCCCCTTTGCTGGATTCAAATATAGAAGTGTCACTGCCAACCCTGAAGAAGGAAGACATAGTGGAAAACTACTTGTCAGTCCCTACAACCTTTACTTGGGGAAAACCtaagcaaacacacactcctttgTTCAG ATCCACATCTTTACCTTCACTGGACTGTTCACTGCCCAGCCAGTATGGGCAGTGTGAACTAAAGTTGGAGATCCAACCCAAACCCCATCACAGAGCCCACTATGAGACTGAGGGCAGTCGAGGAGCCATTAAATCAGTATGTGGAAGACACCCTACTGTGAAG CTCCTTGGTTACAATGAGAAACCGGTCAGCCTCCAGATGTTCATTGGGACAGCTGACGATCGCCATGTGAGACCGCATGCATTTTATCAGGTGCACAGGATAACAGGAAAAACTGTGGCCACTCCAAGCCAGGAAATGCTGATTGGCAGCACCAAAATCTTAGAGATTCCTCTTCTTCCTGAAAACAACATGTCTGCCAG TATTGACTGTGCTGGGATTCTGAAGCTCAGAAATTCTGACATTGAGTTGCGGAAGGGAGAAACTGACATCGGGCGCAAGAACACGCGTGTGCGAGCTGTGTTCCGTGTGCACATTCCCCAGGCTAACGGAAAAGTACTCTCGCTACAAGTGGCCTCCATCCCTATAGAGTGCT CCCAGCGCTCAGCCCAGGAGCTTCCTCAGATAGAGACGTTCAGCCCAAACTGTGACTCTGTTATGGGAGGCCAGGAGCTGCTTATCACTGGCCCAAATATCACCCCAGATTCAAAGGTCATTTTCCTGGAAAAAGGCCATG ATGGTAGAACTCAGTGGGAAGTGGATGCAAAAACAGTTCATGAAAAGAGTATAGAT ACTACCATTGTGGTGAAGATCCCTCCATATCATAAGAGGATCTTGGGGTCGTCCGTGCAGGTACAGTTTTACATCAGTAATGGGAAACGAAAGAGGAGCCTTGTACAACGCTTTACTTATGTCCCAG CAGTGCAAGTAAAGCAGGAATATGAAAGTGTTGAAGATACCACAACTTCGGACCATGCAGAGCAGTTCAGCCCTCTGGATCAGTGGCTCTACTCTGCAGGCCCAGTTTGTGTTCCATCCTCCACTCAGTGTGGCTACTCTCCTATGGGTTCCCCATTTCTCAGTCAACATCATCCTCCAGATGATGCATCTGGACTTCACCCAATATTACACCCAGTATCACTGCATTTTGCCAAGCCCTCCTCATATCAGGAACCTCAACAAAACCAATCTTACAATGGACAGCTCAGTCTTCCCTCTGGTGCCGCTTCAGTGCAAGGAGGCAGGCCATCAGCTGTTTTGTCTGAGAATGTGAGCTCTGTTCTAGGAATTGGGTATCAAAACACTCCTGGAGGTGTTCATGGCTTGAACCAAGTCTCTGGTCACAGGCATAATGAGGGCCATCTCAGCCCTACCTCATGTACAACCCAGTGTGATCCAAACAGCCTCAATCACTATCAATCTGCTCAAGATTCTGGAGAGCTGGTGGTGTTTTCAAAGTCCTCGTCCTCGCTGGAGGTTCTTGCCTCCACCACAGTGCCTTCTACCTCACACTTGAACAGAGAGGCTCTTGTGAACCCAAAGTCTAATGCAGCCCTTTCCCCAGCTGGTACAAGTGGAACCTTAAGATCTTTGGGAGCTGGAGCTTCATTAAACCACTCCATGGATGGACAGAGGCTTAACATTAAACAGGAACCGGAAAAGGAGAAGGAGCTCAGCTTCCAGTCTACTGGGCTGCAGGACATCACTCTTGATGATG TGAGTGAGATCATAGTGAGAGATTTGTTCCAGAGCCCGGAATCGGCACCAGATGGACGCTCCTAA
- the nfatc3b gene encoding nuclear factor of activated T-cells, cytoplasmic 3 isoform X3: MTAAKYGGEELDFRLTFGEDSQATASGHTDADNGPSCYLFTALQQPVFQQHPELQCVTQSPHSQGPLTSSYVAPSSGSNPVDSPSRVFDCPSIQITSIPTTCQQDLGAQQHGFHLEQEGASGPLTSRDQLYLPLDVSYRDTSALCPSPCSSLSSRSWLSDASSCESFSHIYDDVEAELTEAAAGFRFTSPLVSPQGSPLPSPLASPQASPQVSPMVSPFGSPGCAYTEDPWSRYHQHQRPYSHSLSPHHSPYQSPRTSVNEDTWLNARQQSSSSSKPSSRPTSPYGKRPYSSADGIPGSSSPHLSPTPSPSHSPRGSVTDETWLGSPVMMAGSFQACAPDMDIPSKTRRTFQGNNSQDCMALLPGHGDSGLEENNLVSPLLDSNIEVSLPTLKKEDIVENYLSVPTTFTWGKPKQTHTPLFRSTSLPSLDCSLPSQYGQCELKLEIQPKPHHRAHYETEGSRGAIKSVCGRHPTVKLLGYNEKPVSLQMFIGTADDRHVRPHAFYQVHRITGKTVATPSQEMLIGSTKILEIPLLPENNMSASIDCAGILKLRNSDIELRKGETDIGRKNTRVRAVFRVHIPQANGKVLSLQVASIPIECSQRSAQELPQIETFSPNCDSVMGGQELLITGPNITPDSKVIFLEKGHDGRTQWEVDAKTVHEKSIDTTIVVKIPPYHKRILGSSVQVQFYISNGKRKRSLVQRFTYVPAVQVKQEYESVEDTTTSDHAEQFSPLDQWLYSAGPVCVPSSTQCGYSPMGSPFLSQHHPPDDASGLHPILHPVSLHFAKPSSYQEPQQNQSYNGQLSLPSGAASVQGGRPSAVLSENVSSVLGIGYQNTPGGVHGLNQVSGHRHNEGHLSPTSCTTQCDPNSLNHYQSAQDSGELVVFSKSSSSLEVLASTTVPSTSHLNREALVNPKSNAALSPAGTSGTLRSLGAGASLNHSMDGQRLNIKQEPEKEKELSFQSTGLQDITLDDGMNLVF, translated from the exons ATGACTGCCGCGAAGTACGGAGGCGAGGAGTTGGACTTCAGACTGACTTTTGGAGAGGACAGTCAAGCGACGGCCTCAGGCCACACAG ATGCAGATAATGGCCCGTCCTGCTACCTCTTCACTGCACTTCAGCAGCCTGTTTTCCAGCAGCATCCAGAGCTGCAGTGTGTCACCCAATCACCACACTCCCAAGGCCCTCTTACCAGCAGCTATGTTGCTCCTAGCTCTGGATCCAATCCTGTGGATTCTCCAAGCCGTGTGTTTGATTGCCCCAGCATACAGATTACCTCCATCCCAACGACCTGCCAACAAGATTTGGGTGCCCAGCAACATGGCTTCCATTTGGAACAAGAAGGAGCCTCTGGTCCTCTAACATCTAGGGACCAGCTGTATTTACCTCTAGATGTGTCCTATAGAGACACCTCAGCACTGTGCCCAAGTCCCTGCAGTAGCTTGTCATCCCGCAGCTGGCTCTCAGACGCCTCCTCGTGTGAGTCTTTCTCCCATATTTATGATGATGTGGAGGCTGAGCTGACTGAAGCAGCAGCAGGCTTCAGGTTTACATCGCCACTGGTGTCACCACAAGGCTCTCCTTTGCCCTCTCCTCTCGCCTCACCCCAAGCATCTCCACAGGTGTCTCCTATGGTGTCGCCCTTTGGCTCTCCAGGCTGTGCCTACACTGAGGACCCCTGGTCTCgttatcatcaacatcaacgTCCCTACTCTCATTCACTGTCACCCCATCATTCACCTTATCAGTCACCTCGCACTAGTGTTAACGAGGACACATGGCTCAATGCCCGGCAGCAGTCATCATCCTCCTCTAAACCATCTTCTCGTCCAACTTCACCATATGGGAAGCGCCCGTATTCCAGCGCAGACGGTATTCCAGGGTCGTCTTCACCTCACCTCTCTCCCACTCCAAGCCCATCTCACTCTCCAAGAGGCAGTGTGACTGATGAAACTTGGTTGGGAAGTCCTGTCATGATGGCTGGCTCCTTCCAGGCGTGTGCACCTGACATGGACATCCCCTCTAAAACCAGACGGACTTTTCAGGGAAACAACAGTCAGGATTGTATGGCCCTGCTGCCTGGACATGGGGATTCAGGGCTTGAGGAGAATAACCTTGTGTCCCCTTTGCTGGATTCAAATATAGAAGTGTCACTGCCAACCCTGAAGAAGGAAGACATAGTGGAAAACTACTTGTCAGTCCCTACAACCTTTACTTGGGGAAAACCtaagcaaacacacactcctttgTTCAG ATCCACATCTTTACCTTCACTGGACTGTTCACTGCCCAGCCAGTATGGGCAGTGTGAACTAAAGTTGGAGATCCAACCCAAACCCCATCACAGAGCCCACTATGAGACTGAGGGCAGTCGAGGAGCCATTAAATCAGTATGTGGAAGACACCCTACTGTGAAG CTCCTTGGTTACAATGAGAAACCGGTCAGCCTCCAGATGTTCATTGGGACAGCTGACGATCGCCATGTGAGACCGCATGCATTTTATCAGGTGCACAGGATAACAGGAAAAACTGTGGCCACTCCAAGCCAGGAAATGCTGATTGGCAGCACCAAAATCTTAGAGATTCCTCTTCTTCCTGAAAACAACATGTCTGCCAG TATTGACTGTGCTGGGATTCTGAAGCTCAGAAATTCTGACATTGAGTTGCGGAAGGGAGAAACTGACATCGGGCGCAAGAACACGCGTGTGCGAGCTGTGTTCCGTGTGCACATTCCCCAGGCTAACGGAAAAGTACTCTCGCTACAAGTGGCCTCCATCCCTATAGAGTGCT CCCAGCGCTCAGCCCAGGAGCTTCCTCAGATAGAGACGTTCAGCCCAAACTGTGACTCTGTTATGGGAGGCCAGGAGCTGCTTATCACTGGCCCAAATATCACCCCAGATTCAAAGGTCATTTTCCTGGAAAAAGGCCATG ATGGTAGAACTCAGTGGGAAGTGGATGCAAAAACAGTTCATGAAAAGAGTATAGAT ACTACCATTGTGGTGAAGATCCCTCCATATCATAAGAGGATCTTGGGGTCGTCCGTGCAGGTACAGTTTTACATCAGTAATGGGAAACGAAAGAGGAGCCTTGTACAACGCTTTACTTATGTCCCAG CAGTGCAAGTAAAGCAGGAATATGAAAGTGTTGAAGATACCACAACTTCGGACCATGCAGAGCAGTTCAGCCCTCTGGATCAGTGGCTCTACTCTGCAGGCCCAGTTTGTGTTCCATCCTCCACTCAGTGTGGCTACTCTCCTATGGGTTCCCCATTTCTCAGTCAACATCATCCTCCAGATGATGCATCTGGACTTCACCCAATATTACACCCAGTATCACTGCATTTTGCCAAGCCCTCCTCATATCAGGAACCTCAACAAAACCAATCTTACAATGGACAGCTCAGTCTTCCCTCTGGTGCCGCTTCAGTGCAAGGAGGCAGGCCATCAGCTGTTTTGTCTGAGAATGTGAGCTCTGTTCTAGGAATTGGGTATCAAAACACTCCTGGAGGTGTTCATGGCTTGAACCAAGTCTCTGGTCACAGGCATAATGAGGGCCATCTCAGCCCTACCTCATGTACAACCCAGTGTGATCCAAACAGCCTCAATCACTATCAATCTGCTCAAGATTCTGGAGAGCTGGTGGTGTTTTCAAAGTCCTCGTCCTCGCTGGAGGTTCTTGCCTCCACCACAGTGCCTTCTACCTCACACTTGAACAGAGAGGCTCTTGTGAACCCAAAGTCTAATGCAGCCCTTTCCCCAGCTGGTACAAGTGGAACCTTAAGATCTTTGGGAGCTGGAGCTTCATTAAACCACTCCATGGATGGACAGAGGCTTAACATTAAACAGGAACCGGAAAAGGAGAAGGAGCTCAGCTTCCAGTCTACTGGGCTGCAGGACATCACTCTTGATGATGGTATGAATCTGGTATTCTAG
- the nfatc3b gene encoding nuclear factor of activated T-cells, cytoplasmic 3 isoform X2, with translation MTAAKYGGEELDFRLTFGEDSQATASGHTDADNGPSCYLFTALQQPVFQQHPELQCVTQSPHSQGPLTSSYVAPSSGSNPVDSPSRVFDCPSIQITSIPTTCQQDLGAQQHGFHLEQEGASGPLTSRDQLYLPLDVSYRDTSALCPSPCSSLSSRSWLSDASSCESFSHIYDDVEAELTEAAAGFRFTSPLVSPQGSPLPSPLASPQASPQVSPMVSPFGSPGCAYTEDPWSRYHQHQRPYSHSLSPHHSPYQSPRTSVNEDTWLNARQQSSSSSKPSSRPTSPYGKRPYSSADGIPGSSSPHLSPTPSPSHSPRGSVTDETWLGSPVMMAGSFQACAPDMDIPSKTRRTFQGNNSQDCMALLPGHGDSGLEENNLVSPLLDSNIEVSLPTLKKEDIVENYLSVPTTFTWGKPKQTHTPLFRSTSLPSLDCSLPSQYGQCELKLEIQPKPHHRAHYETEGSRGAIKSVCGRHPTVKLLGYNEKPVSLQMFIGTADDRHVRPHAFYQVHRITGKTVATPSQEMLIGSTKILEIPLLPENNMSASIDCAGILKLRNSDIELRKGETDIGRKNTRVRAVFRVHIPQANGKVLSLQVASIPIECSQRSAQELPQIETFSPNCDSVMGGQELLITGPNITPDSKVIFLEKGHDGRTQWEVDAKTVHEKSIDTTIVVKIPPYHKRILGSSVQVQFYISNGKRKRSLVQRFTYVPVQVKQEYESVEDTTTSDHAEQFSPLDQWLYSAGPVCVPSSTQCGYSPMGSPFLSQHHPPDDASGLHPILHPVSLHFAKPSSYQEPQQNQSYNGQLSLPSGAASVQGGRPSAVLSENVSSVLGIGYQNTPGGVHGLNQVSGHRHNEGHLSPTSCTTQCDPNSLNHYQSAQDSGELVVFSKSSSSLEVLASTTVPSTSHLNREALVNPKSNAALSPAGTSGTLRSLGAGASLNHSMDGQRLNIKQEPEKEKELSFQSTGLQDITLDDVSEIIVRDLFQSPESAPDGRS, from the exons ATGACTGCCGCGAAGTACGGAGGCGAGGAGTTGGACTTCAGACTGACTTTTGGAGAGGACAGTCAAGCGACGGCCTCAGGCCACACAG ATGCAGATAATGGCCCGTCCTGCTACCTCTTCACTGCACTTCAGCAGCCTGTTTTCCAGCAGCATCCAGAGCTGCAGTGTGTCACCCAATCACCACACTCCCAAGGCCCTCTTACCAGCAGCTATGTTGCTCCTAGCTCTGGATCCAATCCTGTGGATTCTCCAAGCCGTGTGTTTGATTGCCCCAGCATACAGATTACCTCCATCCCAACGACCTGCCAACAAGATTTGGGTGCCCAGCAACATGGCTTCCATTTGGAACAAGAAGGAGCCTCTGGTCCTCTAACATCTAGGGACCAGCTGTATTTACCTCTAGATGTGTCCTATAGAGACACCTCAGCACTGTGCCCAAGTCCCTGCAGTAGCTTGTCATCCCGCAGCTGGCTCTCAGACGCCTCCTCGTGTGAGTCTTTCTCCCATATTTATGATGATGTGGAGGCTGAGCTGACTGAAGCAGCAGCAGGCTTCAGGTTTACATCGCCACTGGTGTCACCACAAGGCTCTCCTTTGCCCTCTCCTCTCGCCTCACCCCAAGCATCTCCACAGGTGTCTCCTATGGTGTCGCCCTTTGGCTCTCCAGGCTGTGCCTACACTGAGGACCCCTGGTCTCgttatcatcaacatcaacgTCCCTACTCTCATTCACTGTCACCCCATCATTCACCTTATCAGTCACCTCGCACTAGTGTTAACGAGGACACATGGCTCAATGCCCGGCAGCAGTCATCATCCTCCTCTAAACCATCTTCTCGTCCAACTTCACCATATGGGAAGCGCCCGTATTCCAGCGCAGACGGTATTCCAGGGTCGTCTTCACCTCACCTCTCTCCCACTCCAAGCCCATCTCACTCTCCAAGAGGCAGTGTGACTGATGAAACTTGGTTGGGAAGTCCTGTCATGATGGCTGGCTCCTTCCAGGCGTGTGCACCTGACATGGACATCCCCTCTAAAACCAGACGGACTTTTCAGGGAAACAACAGTCAGGATTGTATGGCCCTGCTGCCTGGACATGGGGATTCAGGGCTTGAGGAGAATAACCTTGTGTCCCCTTTGCTGGATTCAAATATAGAAGTGTCACTGCCAACCCTGAAGAAGGAAGACATAGTGGAAAACTACTTGTCAGTCCCTACAACCTTTACTTGGGGAAAACCtaagcaaacacacactcctttgTTCAG ATCCACATCTTTACCTTCACTGGACTGTTCACTGCCCAGCCAGTATGGGCAGTGTGAACTAAAGTTGGAGATCCAACCCAAACCCCATCACAGAGCCCACTATGAGACTGAGGGCAGTCGAGGAGCCATTAAATCAGTATGTGGAAGACACCCTACTGTGAAG CTCCTTGGTTACAATGAGAAACCGGTCAGCCTCCAGATGTTCATTGGGACAGCTGACGATCGCCATGTGAGACCGCATGCATTTTATCAGGTGCACAGGATAACAGGAAAAACTGTGGCCACTCCAAGCCAGGAAATGCTGATTGGCAGCACCAAAATCTTAGAGATTCCTCTTCTTCCTGAAAACAACATGTCTGCCAG TATTGACTGTGCTGGGATTCTGAAGCTCAGAAATTCTGACATTGAGTTGCGGAAGGGAGAAACTGACATCGGGCGCAAGAACACGCGTGTGCGAGCTGTGTTCCGTGTGCACATTCCCCAGGCTAACGGAAAAGTACTCTCGCTACAAGTGGCCTCCATCCCTATAGAGTGCT CCCAGCGCTCAGCCCAGGAGCTTCCTCAGATAGAGACGTTCAGCCCAAACTGTGACTCTGTTATGGGAGGCCAGGAGCTGCTTATCACTGGCCCAAATATCACCCCAGATTCAAAGGTCATTTTCCTGGAAAAAGGCCATG ATGGTAGAACTCAGTGGGAAGTGGATGCAAAAACAGTTCATGAAAAGAGTATAGAT ACTACCATTGTGGTGAAGATCCCTCCATATCATAAGAGGATCTTGGGGTCGTCCGTGCAGGTACAGTTTTACATCAGTAATGGGAAACGAAAGAGGAGCCTTGTACAACGCTTTACTTATGTCCCAG TGCAAGTAAAGCAGGAATATGAAAGTGTTGAAGATACCACAACTTCGGACCATGCAGAGCAGTTCAGCCCTCTGGATCAGTGGCTCTACTCTGCAGGCCCAGTTTGTGTTCCATCCTCCACTCAGTGTGGCTACTCTCCTATGGGTTCCCCATTTCTCAGTCAACATCATCCTCCAGATGATGCATCTGGACTTCACCCAATATTACACCCAGTATCACTGCATTTTGCCAAGCCCTCCTCATATCAGGAACCTCAACAAAACCAATCTTACAATGGACAGCTCAGTCTTCCCTCTGGTGCCGCTTCAGTGCAAGGAGGCAGGCCATCAGCTGTTTTGTCTGAGAATGTGAGCTCTGTTCTAGGAATTGGGTATCAAAACACTCCTGGAGGTGTTCATGGCTTGAACCAAGTCTCTGGTCACAGGCATAATGAGGGCCATCTCAGCCCTACCTCATGTACAACCCAGTGTGATCCAAACAGCCTCAATCACTATCAATCTGCTCAAGATTCTGGAGAGCTGGTGGTGTTTTCAAAGTCCTCGTCCTCGCTGGAGGTTCTTGCCTCCACCACAGTGCCTTCTACCTCACACTTGAACAGAGAGGCTCTTGTGAACCCAAAGTCTAATGCAGCCCTTTCCCCAGCTGGTACAAGTGGAACCTTAAGATCTTTGGGAGCTGGAGCTTCATTAAACCACTCCATGGATGGACAGAGGCTTAACATTAAACAGGAACCGGAAAAGGAGAAGGAGCTCAGCTTCCAGTCTACTGGGCTGCAGGACATCACTCTTGATGATG TGAGTGAGATCATAGTGAGAGATTTGTTCCAGAGCCCGGAATCGGCACCAGATGGACGCTCCTAA
- the amfra gene encoding autocrine motility factor receptor a: MPLVFLERFPWPSLQTYTALSAVLLAGTLLSAYTAVTETEAPSAEETPSSSVDDIKVKPDESNGNVSTDVLLYLISDSLFVWVLVNTACCVLMLIAKVIQCIVFGPLRVSEKQHLKDKFWNFIFYKFIFIFGVLNVQTVEEVVLWCLWFAVLIFLHLMVQLCKDRFEYLSFSPTTPMSSHVRVLTLLVSMLLCCGGLAVLCGLVGHLHGMHTVAFMAAECLLVTVRTGHVITRYSIHLWDLNHEGTWESKGTYVYYTDFIMELTLLCLDLMHHIHMLLFGNIWLSMASLVIFMQLRYLFHEVQRRIRRHKNYLRVIDNMESRFAVATPDELVANNDDCAICWDSMTSARKLPCGHLFHSSCLRSWLEQDTSCPTCRMSLNINEGVREREEGQRAPADDNMAAGPGNDVRPHLNQHNHFFHFDGSRIASWLPSFSVEVMHTTNILGIAQVNNSQLNTMAHQIQEMFPQVPYHLVLQDLQLTRSVEVTTDNILEGRIQVPFPAQPLERPPVQESPAPEEPAGASRGSEPTAAEAEDLEVRGSRFSKSADERQRMLRQRKEELLQRARRRYLNKSNVGEAFSSSFADSKEEDDNVVPALEEEDSGSDPVTIRRRMLAAAAERRMHRHSDTPI; the protein is encoded by the exons ATGCCTCTGGTATTTCTGGAGAGATTTCCTTGGCCCAGTTTGCAGACTTACACTGCTCTGAGTGCAGTGCTGCTGGCTGGGACTTTGTTAAGTGCCTACACAGCTGTGACAGAGACTGAAGCTCCATCTGCAGAAGAAACCCCCAGCAGCTCCGTAGATGACATTAAAGTAAAGCCAGATGAAAGTAATGGCAATGTGTCCACCGATGTACTGCTCTATCTCATCTCGGACAGCTTGTTTGTTTGG GTTTTGGTGAACACTGCCTGCTGTGTCCTCATGCTGATTGCCAAAGTGATCCAGTGCATTGTTTTTGGTCCTCTGAGGGTCAGTGAGAAACAG CACTTGAAGGACAAGTTCTGGAACTTCATCTTTTATAAATTCATCTTCATATTTGGGGTGCTGAATGTGCAGACCGTTGAAGAAGTGgtgctgtggtgtttgtggtttgCTGTTCTGATCTTCCTTCATCTCATGGTCCAGCTCTGTAAAGATCGCTTTGAATAT ctgTCCTTTTCTCCAACAACCCCCATGAGCAGTCATGTCCGAGTGCTCACCCTGCTGGTGTCCATGCTGTTGTGCTGTGGAGGTCTAGCGGTGCTCTGTGGCCTTGTTGGTCATCTCCATGGCATGCATACTGTTGCCTTTATGGCTGCTGAA TGTTTACTTGTTACAGTGCGCACTGGACATGTTATTACAAG GTACTCTATTCACTTGTGGGACCTGAACCATGAAGGCACCTGGGAAAGCAAAGGCACATATGTCTACTATACTGACTTCATTATGGAACTCACCCTCCTCTGCTTAGACCTGATGCATCACATCCACATGCTG CTCTTTGGAAATATCTGGTTGTCGATGGCCAGCCTGGTGATCTTCATGCAGCTTCGCTACCTCTTCCATGAGGTGCAGAGGAGAATCCGTCGCCACAAGAACTATTTGCGTGTCATTGACAATATGGAGTCCAG ATTTGCTGTAGCGACCCCAGATGAGCTTGTTGCCAATAATGATGACTGTGCAATCTGCTGGGACTCTATGACCTCAGCACGGAAGCTGCCCTGTGGACACCTTTTTCATAG TTCATGTCTGCGCTCGTGGCTAGAGCAAGACACCTCTTGTCCGACATGCCGCATGTCACTGAACATTAACGAGGgcgtgagagagagggaggaggggcAGAGGGCACCAGCTGATGACAACATGGCCGCAGGGCCCGGAAACGATGTCCGACCTCACCTCAACCAGCACAACcacttttttcactttgatg GCTCACGAATTGCTAGCTGGCTTCCAAGCTTCTCTGTGGAAGTTATGCATACAACCAACATCCTGGGCATTGCTCAAGTCAACAACTCGCAGCTGAATACCATG GCCCATCAGATACAGGAGATGTTCCCCCAGGTTCCCTACCATTTGGTGCTGCAAGATTTGCAGCTCACTCGCTCTGTGGAGGTCACCACTGACAACATTCTGGAGGGTAGGATCCAGGTGCCCTTCCCTGCCCAG CCCTTGGAACGACCACCTGTTCAGGAGAGTCCAGCCCCAGAGGAGCCTGCGGGAGCTAGCAGGGGTTCAGAGCCCACTGCTGCAGAGGCCGAGGACCTTGAGGTGCGAGGTAGCCGCTTCTCAAAATCTGCAGACGAGAGGCAGAGGATGCTGCGCCAGAGGAAAGAGGAGCTGCTGCAGAGAGCACGCAG ACGCTATCTGAACAAAAGCAATGTTGGAGAagctttctcttcctcttttgcTGACTctaaggaggaggatgataatgTCGTACCTGCTCTTGAAGAAGAGGACTCCGGTTCGGACCCTGTGACTATTCGGCGCAGAATGCTGGCAGCCGCAGCTGAGCGACGTATGCACCGGCATTCGGACACACCAATTTGA